The following coding sequences are from one Lycium ferocissimum isolate CSIRO_LF1 chromosome 3, AGI_CSIRO_Lferr_CH_V1, whole genome shotgun sequence window:
- the LOC132050824 gene encoding phosphatidylinositol 4-kinase gamma 8-like, translating into MRFNKMAVAINPQNHGFKQFVRPPRCKIPSFSQLDYNNILESSQTNLTHPLHHVPFEFPNIHKSYSTPCLSRSEEDIDNNPRIEIIGGHRAPKVHALVVEVAIAMASGIKPELLSSGLGGAYLFRATNGNAIAVAKPADEEPLALNNPKGFAGRMLGQPGMKRSIKIGETGVRESAAYLLDHDGFAGVPPTTLVKISHFTFNINDSQSLSTSTYKIASLQRFMEHDYDAGDLGASGFSVASIHRIGILDIRLLNLDRHAGNILVKHGKESYAVDSAELVPIDHGLCLPESLDDPYFEWLHWPQASIPFSDSEMEYICGLDPFKDADLLRSQFPPIRESSIRVLVVCTILLKQAATSGLCLAQIGEMMTRKCYGGQEEWSALEKMCFSAKVKMESKIKEDNQSIGEEKENNVEVFQFDYEDGDDSNQEVEEADEIIQGSSAITAKPPKIPRFSSVRSMSRLVDPLAFHCEEECDFLNNNSRNDDGAKEDDINDDDSQKAGVLLRSMSFGTKNYKNDGEGISFGEMSSEQWSLFLEVFEKLLSEAFEGKNCMCLSKQRLGSSCEF; encoded by the coding sequence ATGAGATTCAACAAGATGGCTGTTGCTATCAATCCTCAAAATCACGGGTTCAAGCAATTTGTTCGACCTCCAAGGTGTAAAATTCCATCATTTTCTCAGCTTGACTACAACAACATTCTTGAATCAAGCCAAACAAACCTTACACATCCCTTACATCATGTTCCCTTTGAATTCCCCAACATCCACAAAAGCTATTCCACACCGTGCTTATCGAGATCAGAAGAAGATATTGACAATAATCCGAGAATTGAAATCATTGGTGGCCATCGAGCTCCTAAAGTGCACGCGTTAGTTGTTGAGGTTGCTATAGCTATGGCTTCCGGAATCAAACCTGAGTTACTATCAAGTGGCCTAGGTGGGGCCTACCTTTTTCGTGCGACTAATGGTAATGCAATAGCAGTGGCAAAACCTGCCGATGAGGAACCTCTAGCTTTGAATAATCCGAAAGGATTTGCAGGTCGGATGTTAGGCCAACCGGGCATGAAACGTTCCATTAAGATAGGTGAAACTGGTGTTCGCGAATCAGCTGCCTATCTTCTTGATCATGATGGATTTGCTGGTGTTCCTCCAACAACATTAGtcaaaatttctcattttaccttCAATATAAACGATTCACAATCGCTTTCTACTTCAACTTATAAAATTGCCTCGCTTCAACGGTTTATGGAGCATGATTATGATGCAGGAGACTTAGGCGCTTCAGGATTTTCAGTGGCTTCAATTCATCGTATTGGGATATTGGATATACGTCTTCTCAATCTTGACAGGCATGCTGGAAATATCCTGGTGAAGCACGGGAAAGAAAGCTATGCTGTTGATTCTGCTGAACTTGTACCTATAGATCATGGACTTTGCTTGCCAGAATCACTTGATGATCCGTATTTCGAATGGCTGCATTGGCCTCAAGCCTCCATTCCATTTTCGGACTCTGAAATGGAGTATATATGTGGTCTTGATCCGTTTAAGGATGCGGATTTACTACGAAGTCAATTTCCTCCTATTAGGGAATCATCCATTCGGGTTCTCGTGGTGTGCACTATTCTTTTGAAGCAAGCTGCTACTTCAGGGCTTTGCTTAGCTCAAATCGGAGAAATGATGACTCGAAAATGTTATGGTGGACAGGAAGAATGGAGCGCATTAGAAAAGATGTGTTTCAGTGCCAAGGTTAAGATGGAGAGCAAAATAAAAGAGGACAATCAAAGTatcggtgaagagaaagaaaacaatGTTGAAGTTTTTCAGTTTGATTATGAAGATGGAGATGACTCAAATCAAGAAGTTGAGGAAGCTGATGAAATCATACAAGGCAGCTCTGCTATAACAGCTAAGCCACCGAAAATTCCAAGATTTTCGTCTGTTAGGTCTATGAGTAGACTAGTCGATCCATTAGCGTTTCATTGTGAAGAAGAATGTGATTTCCTAAACAACAATTCTCGCAATGATGATGGTGCTAAGGAGGACGATATCAACGATGATGATAGTCAGAAAGCTggtgtcctattgaggagcatGAGCTTTGGTACAAAAAATTACAAGAATGACGGTGAAGGGATTTCTTTTGGTGAAATGAGTAGTGAACAATGGAGCTTATTCTTAGAGGTTTTCGAGAAGCTTTTGTCTGAGGCTTTTGAAGGCAAAAACTGCATGTGTTTGTCAAAGCAAAGATTGGGATCTTCTTGTGAATTTTGA
- the LOC132050741 gene encoding probable pectinesterase 56: MFRVSILLENVIFILDEFASQSFNSRPVYNTKLLAIVILLAILCCGGCQQITQPPSAQIAQPPSAQITQPPNAVVAQDGSGNYNTIMAAVLAAPNNSIEKYYIQIKEGTYNEYVQIEEWQMNIVLIGEGMDKTIISGNKSYGGGIGLYDTATMGVNGKGFMAQDITFRNTAGANNQMAAALRATADHCTFYRCQFDGFQDTLYSHVGKQFYRECKILGTIDFICGDAAAVFQNCLIEARLPLPSQYNIITAQQRNAENRTTGFVLQNCTLKLATPDADNVTIYLGRPWDKFSRTVVMQSYIDVLINPRGWIEFEGLPLVHPFYMEYENRGPGANTNERVKWALITSDPKIASNFTVRHFINGNEWIPSTVPHYLDLL, from the exons ATGTTTCGTGTGAGTATCTTGTTAGAAAATGTTATCTTTATCCTGGATGAATTTGCCTCCCAAAGTTTCAACTCTCGTCCTGTGTACAACACAAAACTACTTGCTATTGTCATTTTGCTAGCTATATTATGTTGTGGAGGATGCCAACAAATTACACAACCTCCTAGTGCACAAATTGCACAGCCTCCTAGTGCACAAATTACACAACCTCCTAATGCAGTAGTAGCACAAGATGGCTCTGGCAACTATAACACAATAATGGCTGCAGTCTTGGCGGCTCCGAATAACAGCATTGAAAAATACtatattcaaataaaagaaGGAACCTACAACGAATATGTCCAAATCGAAGAATGGCAAATGAACATCGTTCTTATCGGAGAAGGAATGGACAAAACCATAATATCGGGAAATAAGAGCTATGGAGGTGGCATTGGGTTGTACGACACTGCTACCATGG GGGTGAATGGCAAAGGCTTCATGGCGCAAGATATCACTTTTCGGAACACAGCTGGAGCTAATAATCAAATGGCAGCAGCTTTAAGGGCAACTGCTGATCACTGCACCTTCTATAGGTGCCAATTTGACGGCTTTCAAGACACCCTATACTCACACGTTGGCAAGCAGTTCTATAGGGAATGTAAAATCTTGGGCACTATTGACTTTATTTGTGGTGATGCAGCTGCAGTGTTCCAAAATTGCTTAATCGAAGCGCGTTTGCCACTGCCTAGCCAATACAATATCATCACGGCGCAACAGAGAAATGCCGAGAATAGAACAACAGGATTCGTGTTGCAAAATTGCACGTTAAAATTAGCAACTCCGGACGCGGATAATGTAACGATATATTTAGGTCGGCCATGGGATAAGTTTTCACGTACTGTGGTTATGCAGAGTTACATAGATGTGTTGATAAATCCAAGAGGATGGATAGAATTTGAAGGATTGCCCCTAGTTCACCCATTTTATATGGAATACGAAAATAGAGGACCCGGTGCAAATACAAATGAACGTGTAAAGTGGGCATTAATCACTAGCGATCCCAAGATAGCATCAAATTTCACAGTCAGACATTTTATAAACGGTAACGAATGGATACCCTCCACAGTCCCACACTATTTAGATCTCCTTTGA